From bacterium, one genomic window encodes:
- a CDS encoding YlxR family protein: protein MAPETALSAKGSRTAPVRMCCGCRTRRAKSELLRFAVSAVGELEPNTDAATGGRGAYLCMSVRCLTAAMKRRAFERTLRAGRLRMDAGRLESFVRECEAARSLNSGEKVHGENHRL, encoded by the coding sequence TTGGCGCCTGAAACGGCGCTTAGCGCGAAAGGATCGCGAACCGCCCCGGTCCGCATGTGCTGCGGGTGCCGGACGCGGCGCGCGAAATCGGAATTGTTGCGTTTCGCGGTGTCGGCGGTCGGCGAACTTGAACCGAACACCGATGCGGCGACAGGTGGTCGCGGGGCGTATCTTTGTATGAGCGTGCGGTGCCTGACAGCCGCGATGAAGCGCCGGGCTTTCGAACGCACGCTTCGCGCCGGCCGACTCCGCATGGATGCCGGGCGGCTGGAGAGCTTTGTCCGCGAGTGCGAAGCGGCGCGATCGCTGAATTCGGGAGAGAAGGTTCATGGCGAAAATCACCGTCTTTGA